A genome region from Gloeocapsopsis sp. IPPAS B-1203 includes the following:
- a CDS encoding FG-GAP repeat protein → MAIIRGTSGNDTLVGTQFADTILGFAGDDLLLGRAGNDVLRGGRGKDTLRGGNGNDTLYGSLGDDVLEGNAGNNVLYGGLGNDILYGSFEGDDVLEGNAGNNVLYGGLGNDILYGSFEGNNTLYGGVGNDTLYGGYYGEDFLYGGQGDDTYVVYNPNIQIIEAPNSGIDTVIVDSGISSYELSANVENLTIADETYDVSGIGNNLDNIIAGNSFSNVLRGKARNDLLIGNAGNDILVGTDGTVGDQDTLTGGSGKDTFMLGNTTTVFYDDRNSTTSGFNDYALITDFNINDDFIRLNGKRTDYFLSASSGQGNLPAGTAIFRKVNGEADELIAIIQGSSSLSLNGNYFKFTNDEFNLSTLNGNNGFVINGVAARDRSGGSVSNAGDVNGDGFDDLIVGAYDANRIGRFGTGASYVVFGKASGFDANLDLATLDGSNGFAINGINELDSSGSSVSNAGDVNGDGFADLIIGAPRGNIDTGASYVVFGKPTGFSAINLATLNGSNGFAINGSYGGNGFGSSVSGAGDLNGDGFDDLIIAETGGKGSGVSYVVLGKASGFSANFDLALDGSNSFVILPVDSSSYGSRSSLSSAISNAGDINGDGFDDIVVTGYFADYGQYTSQSYVIFGKASEFTGSFNVATLDGNNGFAINGATENVSNAGDVNGDGFDDLIVNRSFAASLGQYASQSYVIFGKPSDFDANFDLATLDGSNGFVINDIDVGYFSRRSASSAGDVNADGFDDLIIGDANANSNDQIRAGKSYVIFGTASGFNANFDLATLDGSNGFVINGINTYDFSGDSVSSAGDIDGDGFDDLIIGAPNASPNGQNYAGESYVIFGRDFTNSVTHLGTDGDDTLIGTNGDDILIGGRGNDRLIGGRGVDVLYGGAGDDTLSFGVRDRRLDGGSGIDTLTVDTNGITIDFTTLPRNQIRSIELIDLTGTGNNNLILTRLNLLNLSDTTNRLIVNGNAGDSVTSTEQGWIRGNETTLDGIRYNQFTAGAATLLVDTDITQSIS, encoded by the coding sequence ATGGCAATCATTAGAGGGACTTCGGGCAACGACACTCTTGTAGGAACACAATTCGCTGATACGATATTGGGTTTTGCAGGCGATGATTTGCTTCTGGGTAGAGCAGGCAATGATGTTCTAAGAGGAGGTAGAGGAAAGGACACGCTTAGAGGTGGTAATGGCAATGATACTCTCTATGGGAGTCTAGGCGATGATGTACTCGAGGGCAATGCGGGTAATAATGTACTTTATGGCGGTTTAGGCAATGATATTCTCTATGGCAGCTTTGAAGGCGATGATGTACTCGAGGGCAATGCGGGTAATAATGTACTTTATGGCGGTTTAGGCAATGATATTCTCTATGGCAGCTTTGAAGGGAATAACACACTCTATGGTGGTGTAGGTAATGACACCCTATATGGAGGATATTATGGCGAAGACTTTTTGTATGGCGGTCAAGGTGACGATACTTATGTAGTCTACAACCCTAATATACAAATTATTGAAGCTCCTAACTCAGGCATAGATACTGTCATTGTTGACTCTGGTATCTCTTCTTATGAGTTAAGTGCAAATGTAGAAAACTTAACTATTGCCGATGAAACTTATGATGTATCCGGCATTGGAAACAATCTCGATAACATAATCGCTGGCAATTCATTTAGTAATGTGCTTCGTGGTAAGGCGAGAAATGATCTACTAATAGGGAATGCAGGCAATGATATTCTTGTCGGTACTGATGGAACTGTAGGCGACCAAGACACGCTCACTGGTGGTAGCGGTAAAGATACGTTTATGTTGGGAAATACCACAACAGTATTTTACGACGATCGCAACAGCACCACTTCAGGATTTAATGACTATGCATTAATTACCGATTTCAACATCAACGATGATTTTATTCGCCTCAACGGCAAACGAACTGATTATTTCTTAAGCGCTTCTTCTGGGCAAGGAAATTTACCTGCAGGAACTGCAATCTTCCGCAAAGTTAATGGAGAAGCGGATGAATTGATTGCAATTATTCAAGGAAGTTCCTCACTAAGTTTGAACGGCAACTATTTTAAGTTCACAAATGATGAATTCAACCTTTCAACCCTCAATGGCAACAATGGCTTTGTGATTAACGGTGTTGCTGCACGTGACCGTTCAGGAGGATCTGTTAGCAATGCAGGAGATGTTAACGGAGATGGTTTCGATGACTTAATTGTTGGTGCATATGACGCCAACCGCATTGGTCGATTCGGTACAGGAGCAAGCTATGTTGTATTTGGCAAAGCATCAGGGTTTGACGCTAATCTCGATTTAGCAACACTTGATGGCAGCAATGGCTTTGCTATTAATGGTATCAACGAACTTGACTCCTCAGGTTCCTCAGTCAGCAACGCCGGAGATGTCAACGGTGATGGCTTTGCTGACTTAATTATCGGCGCACCAAGGGGTAACATTGACACAGGAGCAAGTTATGTTGTTTTTGGTAAACCAACTGGGTTTAGTGCAATTAATTTAGCAACACTCAACGGCAGTAATGGCTTTGCTATTAATGGTAGTTATGGAGGCAATGGCTTTGGTTCATCAGTTAGTGGTGCAGGAGATCTCAATGGCGATGGCTTTGATGACTTGATTATTGCTGAAACTGGTGGTAAAGGTTCTGGGGTAAGCTATGTTGTGCTTGGCAAAGCATCGGGGTTTAGCGCAAATTTCGACTTGGCGCTTGATGGCAGCAATAGTTTTGTGATTCTTCCTGTTGATAGCAGTAGTTACGGTAGTCGTTCATCATTAAGTTCTGCGATCAGCAATGCAGGAGATATTAATGGTGATGGCTTTGATGACATAGTTGTTACTGGATATTTTGCTGACTATGGTCAATATACTTCACAAAGCTACGTTATCTTTGGTAAAGCATCAGAGTTTACTGGCAGTTTCAACGTGGCGACACTCGATGGTAACAATGGCTTTGCAATCAACGGCGCTACTGAGAATGTTAGCAATGCAGGAGATGTTAACGGAGATGGTTTCGATGACTTAATTGTTAACAGATCTTTTGCTGCCTCTCTTGGTCAGTATGCTTCACAAAGCTACGTTATCTTTGGCAAACCATCAGATTTTGATGCAAATTTTGACTTAGCAACACTCGATGGTAGCAATGGTTTTGTCATTAATGATATTGATGTTGGTTACTTCTCAAGAAGATCTGCTAGTAGTGCAGGAGATGTCAATGCTGATGGCTTTGATGACTTGATTATTGGTGATGCTAATGCTAATTCTAATGATCAAATTCGTGCAGGAAAAAGCTACGTAATCTTTGGCACAGCATCAGGGTTTAATGCAAATTTTGACTTAGCAACACTTGATGGTAGTAATGGTTTTGTCATTAATGGTATTAATACATACGACTTCTCAGGAGATTCTGTTAGCAGTGCAGGAGATATTGATGGCGATGGCTTTGATGACTTAATTATTGGCGCACCTAATGCTAGTCCCAATGGTCAAAACTACGCTGGAGAAAGCTACGTTATCTTTGGTCGCGATTTTACAAACTCTGTTACCCACCTGGGTACTGATGGCGATGATACTCTCATTGGTACTAATGGCGATGACATCCTCATTGGTGGCAGAGGGAACGATCGCCTGATCGGTGGTCGTGGTGTTGATGTCCTCTACGGTGGTGCAGGTGATGATACTCTTAGTTTTGGCGTGCGCGATCGCCGTCTTGATGGTGGTAGTGGTATAGATACTCTTACTGTTGATACTAATGGCATCACAATTGACTTCACAACTCTACCCCGCAATCAAATTCGCAGTATTGAACTTATCGATCTGACTGGTACAGGTAACAACAACCTTATCCTGACGCGCTTAAACTTACTCAATCTTTCAGATACTACCAATCGCTTGATTGTCAATGGTAATGCTGGCGACTCGGTGACATCTACTGAACAAGGATGGATTCGTGGTAACGAAACAACACTGGATGGCATCAGGTACAATCAGTTTACTGCTGGTGCGGCAACACTACTAGTTGATACTGATATCACACAATCAATTTCTTGA
- a CDS encoding FG-GAP-like repeat-containing protein, with translation MATIKGTSGNDTLSGNQNDDTLFGFAGDDLLLGRRGNDVLYGGRGKDTLRGGNGDDTLYGGLDDDILYGGNGNNILYGGLGDDVLYGVDGNDTLYGGAGNDTLSGGYGQKVLYGGDGDDTYIIDGYSTSQIIEAANSGIDTVILDYYNSATVRYELSANLENLTITDRVFPFIGIGTGTGNNLNNTITGNSSDNGLYGRAGNDLLIGNAGNDFLFGTDGTVGDKDTLTGGSGRDTFVLGNATTVFYDDRNSITPGFNDYALITDFNINDDLIRLNGKRTDYILRAFSGGGNLPAGTAIFRQVNGEVDELIAIVQGSSSLSLNGNYFKFTDDEIDLATLNGNNGFVINSGGAISNAGDVNGDGFDDLIIGISAPNSRYDPRPQEGQSYVIFGKASGFNATFDLATLNGSNGFVINRISGSVLVSSAGDVNGDGFDDLIIGSRAYDFSSGQSYVIFGRASEFDATLDLVELDGSNGFTFTTDGSSVSSAGDINGDGFDDLIIGSPTYDLSYDLSSGQSYVIFGKASGFGASLSSAQLNGNNGFTISDIDEYDGLGRGSNAGDINGDGFDDLIVSAPSADPNNQNNAGKSYVIFGKASGFNANLDLATLNGSNGFVVNGVEADDGLGGSASSAGDINGDGFDDLIIGAPSADPNNQNNAGKSYVIFGKASGFNANLDLTTLNGSNGFVINGVEADDGLGGSVSSAGDINGDGFDDLIIGAPSADPNFQTNAGQSYVIFGKASGFNANLDLATLGGNNGFVINGIDVFDLSGSSVSSAGDIDGDGFDDLIIGSAGADPNDTDAGESYVIFGRDFTNSVTHLGTDGDDTLIGTNGDDVLIGGRGNDRLIGGRGVDVLYGGAGDDTLSFGVRDRRLDGGSGIDTLTVDTNGITIDFTTLPRNQIRSIELIDLTGTGNNNLILTRLNLLNLSDTTNRLIVNGNAGDSVTSTGQGWIRGNETTLDGIRYNQFTAGAATLLVDTDITQIIS, from the coding sequence ATGGCAACTATTAAAGGTACTTCGGGCAACGATACTCTTAGCGGAAATCAAAATGATGACACATTGTTTGGTTTTGCAGGCGATGACTTGCTTTTAGGTAGAAGAGGCAATGACGTTCTCTACGGAGGTAGAGGAAAAGATACGCTTCGGGGTGGTAATGGTGATGATACTCTTTATGGAGGTTTAGACGATGATATTCTCTATGGAGGTAACGGCAATAATATACTCTATGGCGGTCTAGGCGATGATGTTCTCTATGGAGTTGACGGCAATGATACACTCTACGGCGGTGCGGGGAATGACACGCTCAGTGGAGGATATGGGCAAAAGGTTTTGTATGGTGGTGATGGTGATGATACTTACATCATAGATGGTTACAGTACTTCACAGATTATTGAAGCGGCTAACTCAGGCATCGACACTGTAATTTTAGACTATTACAATTCCGCCACTGTCAGATACGAGTTAAGTGCTAACTTAGAGAATTTAACCATAACAGATAGGGTTTTTCCTTTTATTGGCATTGGTACTGGTACTGGTAACAATCTCAATAACACAATTACTGGAAATTCATCTGACAATGGACTCTATGGTAGGGCAGGTAATGATTTACTGATTGGGAATGCAGGTAATGATTTTCTCTTTGGCACTGATGGGACTGTAGGTGACAAAGACACGCTCACAGGTGGTAGTGGCAGAGATACGTTTGTTTTAGGAAATGCCACAACTGTGTTTTATGACGATCGCAACAGCATCACTCCAGGATTTAACGACTATGCATTAATTACTGATTTCAACATTAACGATGATTTAATCCGTCTCAACGGCAAACGAACTGATTATATCTTAAGAGCTTTCTCTGGAGGAGGAAATTTACCTGCAGGAACTGCAATCTTCCGCCAAGTTAATGGAGAAGTGGATGAGTTGATTGCGATCGTCCAAGGAAGTTCCTCACTGAGTTTGAACGGTAACTATTTTAAGTTCACAGATGATGAAATCGATCTTGCAACACTCAATGGCAACAATGGCTTTGTGATTAACTCAGGAGGAGCTATTAGTAATGCAGGAGATGTTAACGGTGATGGCTTTGATGACCTAATTATTGGTATTAGCGCTCCTAATAGTAGATATGATCCTAGACCTCAGGAGGGACAAAGCTACGTTATCTTTGGTAAAGCATCTGGGTTTAATGCAACTTTCGATTTAGCAACACTCAATGGTAGCAATGGCTTTGTTATCAATCGCATTTCAGGCAGTGTGTTAGTGAGCAGTGCAGGAGATGTCAACGGTGATGGCTTCGATGACTTGATTATTGGCTCACGTGCCTATGATTTCAGCTCTGGACAAAGCTACGTCATCTTTGGTAGAGCATCAGAGTTTGATGCAACTCTCGACTTGGTAGAACTTGATGGCAGCAATGGTTTTACATTTACTACAGATGGCTCCTCAGTTAGCAGTGCGGGAGATATCAACGGTGATGGCTTTGATGACTTGATTATTGGCTCACCTACCTATGATCTCAGCTATGATCTCAGCTCTGGACAAAGCTACGTCATCTTTGGCAAAGCATCTGGATTTGGTGCAAGTCTCTCTTCGGCACAACTCAACGGTAACAATGGCTTTACTATTAGTGATATTGATGAATATGATGGATTAGGTAGAGGTAGCAATGCGGGAGATATTAATGGTGATGGCTTTGATGACCTAATTGTTAGTGCGCCCTCGGCTGACCCCAATAATCAAAATAATGCAGGAAAAAGCTACGTTATCTTTGGCAAAGCGTCAGGATTTAATGCAAATCTCGACTTGGCGACACTCAACGGTAGCAACGGATTTGTCGTTAATGGTGTTGAGGCTGATGACGGCTTAGGAGGATCTGCTAGCAGTGCAGGTGATATCAACGGAGATGGCTTCGATGATTTGATTATTGGTGCGCCCTCGGCTGACCCCAATAATCAAAATAATGCAGGAAAAAGCTACGTTATCTTTGGCAAAGCGTCAGGATTTAATGCAAATCTCGACTTGACGACACTCAACGGTAGCAACGGATTTGTCATTAATGGTGTTGAGGCTGATGACGGCTTAGGAGGATCTGTTAGCAGTGCAGGTGATATCAACGGAGATGGCTTCGATGATTTGATTATTGGTGCGCCCTCGGCTGACCCCAATTTTCAAACAAATGCGGGACAAAGTTACGTTATCTTTGGCAAAGCGTCAGGATTTAATGCAAATCTCGATTTAGCAACACTTGGCGGTAACAATGGTTTTGTCATTAATGGTATTGATGTATTTGACCTCTCAGGAAGCTCTGTTAGCAGTGCGGGAGATATTGATGGCGATGGCTTTGACGATTTGATTATTGGCTCTGCTGGTGCTGATCCTAATGATACGGACGCCGGAGAAAGCTACGTTATTTTTGGTCGCGATTTTACAAACTCTGTTACCCACCTGGGTACTGATGGCGATGATACTCTCATTGGTACTAATGGCGATGATGTCCTTATCGGTGGGCGCGGGAACGATCGCCTGATCGGTGGGCGTGGTGTTGATGTTCTCTACGGTGGTGCAGGTGATGATACTCTTAGTTTTGGCGTGCGCGATCGCCGTCTCGATGGTGGTAGTGGTATAGATACTCTTACTGTTGATACTAATGGCATCACAATTGACTTCACAACTCTACCCCGCAATCAAATTCGCAGTATTGAACTTATCGATCTGACTGGTACAGGTAACAACAACCTTATCCTGACGCGCTTAAACTTACTCAATCTTTCAGATACTACCAATCGCTTGATTGTCAATGGTAATGCTGGCGACTCGGTGACATCTACTGGACAAGGATGGATTCGTGGTAACGAAACAACACTGGATGGCATCAGGTACAATCAGTTTACTGCTGGTGCGGCAACACTACTAGTTGATACTGATATTACTCAGATAATTTCTTAA
- a CDS encoding pitrilysin family protein, whose product MLMQWVGTSRNQRGVNWIGLWLVALLLVVMLRLPAVAGAVHFTELQFAPLPEVQLPEYTRFVTDNGMIVYLLEDRELPLVSGTALFRTGQRWESAQKTGLAGLTGTVMRTGGTKQHSGDELNELLEQRAATVETSISTASGSASFDALSEDLETVFGLFAEVIRQPVFAQDKLDLAKTQLRGSIARRNDEPGSIAQREFQKLIYGDDSPYARIPEYQTVDNVAREDVVNFYREYFYPNNMILGIVGDFDSQQMRSLIQKYFAEWQPNPGMQLPQLPTVCQAKLGGIFLVDQPQLTQSYLQIGHLGGQFNSPDYAALDVLNGVLNGFGGRLFNNVRSRQGLAYSVYGAWSPRYDYPGLFIAGGQTRSDATVSFIQAMQTEIERLKTELVTPEELALAKDSVLNSFVFNFEDPAQTLTRLLRYEYYGYPADFLFRYRQAVEATTAEDIQRVAQTHLKPENLVTLVVGNASAIQPPLTALASEVTSIDITIPEPKPVATQQNR is encoded by the coding sequence ATGTTGATGCAGTGGGTTGGTACAAGTCGAAATCAGCGGGGTGTTAACTGGATTGGGTTGTGGTTGGTAGCGCTGCTGTTGGTAGTAATGTTGCGCTTGCCTGCAGTTGCGGGTGCTGTACATTTTACTGAGTTGCAGTTTGCGCCATTGCCAGAGGTTCAGTTACCAGAGTATACGCGCTTTGTTACGGATAATGGCATGATTGTGTATCTGTTAGAAGATCGCGAGTTGCCCTTGGTGAGTGGTACGGCGTTGTTTCGCACTGGGCAACGCTGGGAAAGTGCCCAGAAAACTGGTTTAGCTGGTTTGACGGGAACCGTGATGCGAACCGGAGGAACAAAACAGCATTCAGGTGATGAACTTAATGAGTTATTAGAACAACGGGCGGCTACGGTGGAAACATCGATTAGTACCGCTTCGGGTTCGGCAAGTTTTGATGCCTTAAGTGAAGATCTCGAAACAGTTTTTGGGCTGTTTGCTGAGGTGATCCGTCAGCCAGTGTTTGCGCAGGATAAATTAGATTTAGCAAAAACGCAGTTACGCGGTAGTATTGCACGACGGAATGATGAACCAGGTAGCATTGCTCAGCGGGAATTTCAGAAGTTGATTTACGGTGATGACAGTCCTTATGCGCGAATTCCAGAGTATCAAACTGTAGATAATGTTGCGCGGGAAGATGTCGTTAATTTTTATCGCGAGTATTTTTACCCCAATAATATGATTTTGGGAATTGTGGGTGATTTTGACTCGCAACAAATGCGATCGCTGATTCAAAAGTATTTTGCTGAGTGGCAACCCAATCCTGGAATGCAACTACCGCAGTTACCAACAGTGTGTCAAGCAAAGCTTGGTGGTATTTTCTTGGTAGATCAGCCGCAACTAACACAAAGTTACTTGCAAATCGGTCACTTAGGCGGTCAATTTAATAGTCCTGATTATGCTGCACTAGATGTTTTAAATGGGGTATTAAATGGCTTTGGCGGGCGGTTATTTAATAATGTGCGATCGCGTCAAGGTTTAGCTTACTCGGTGTACGGTGCGTGGAGTCCGCGTTATGACTACCCTGGTTTATTTATTGCTGGCGGACAAACTCGATCTGATGCCACAGTGTCTTTTATTCAAGCAATGCAAACAGAAATTGAACGCCTCAAAACAGAATTGGTAACACCAGAAGAACTTGCTTTAGCGAAAGATTCAGTTCTTAATTCTTTCGTTTTCAACTTTGAAGATCCGGCACAAACTCTAACGCGACTTTTACGTTATGAATACTACGGCTATCCCGCAGATTTTCTCTTCCGCTATCGTCAAGCTGTTGAAGCAACTACTGCTGAAGATATTCAACGTGTCGCTCAAACTCACCTCAAACCCGAAAACTTAGTCACTTTGGTTGTGGGTAACGCCAGTGCAATTCAACCGCCATTAACAGCACTAGCATCAGAAGTTACATCAATTGATATTACAATTCCCGAACCAAAACCAGTTGCAACACAACAAAATCGTTAA
- a CDS encoding pitrilysin family protein, translated as MSLKRCCQLFLPHHVRWQIFTFLIIILFSWASLPANAIARTQTPTPETSIQPYLDRVIDQLSEFRLENGIKFIVLERHRAPVVSFLTYADVGGADEPDGKTGIAHYLEHLAFKGTQRIGTTDYEAEKPLLDRLDELDAQIRTAQARGNKAEVARLQAEFEKVQAQAQSFVKQNELGQIVEQAGGVGLNANTSADATRYFYSFPSNKLELWMSLESERFLEPVFREFYQEKDVILEERRLRVDNSPIGQMVEKFLDTAFTKHPYRRPVIGYEEDIRNLTRQDLQDFFDTHYVPSNLTIAVIGDVEADRVQQLAQTYFGRYKAKPAAPPVQVSEPPQKRQREFELRLRSQPWYLEGYHRPAINDPDHVTYDIIGRLLSDGRTSRLYRSLVERQQLALSAQGFSGFPGDKHQNVMLFYALTAPGHTANEVGAALRKEIERLKTEPVSAVELDRVKTQARAGLLRSLQSNMGMAQLLLEYEVKTGSWRNLFKELEAIQAVTAADVQRVAQASFTAQNRTVGRLVPQA; from the coding sequence ATGAGTTTGAAACGTTGCTGCCAATTGTTCTTACCTCATCATGTAAGATGGCAGATCTTCACTTTCTTAATAATTATTTTGTTTTCTTGGGCGTCGTTGCCAGCAAATGCGATCGCCCGTACGCAAACACCCACACCGGAGACATCGATCCAGCCTTATTTGGATCGCGTCATCGATCAACTAAGTGAGTTTCGTCTAGAAAATGGCATAAAATTTATTGTTTTAGAACGCCATCGAGCGCCTGTTGTTTCGTTTCTCACCTATGCTGATGTCGGTGGTGCAGATGAACCCGATGGCAAAACAGGAATTGCTCACTATTTAGAGCATTTAGCATTTAAGGGAACACAGCGCATCGGCACAACAGATTACGAAGCAGAAAAACCACTCTTAGATCGCTTAGATGAACTCGATGCCCAAATTCGCACGGCACAAGCCAGGGGAAACAAAGCTGAAGTCGCCCGTTTGCAAGCAGAATTTGAAAAAGTGCAAGCCCAAGCGCAAAGTTTTGTCAAGCAAAACGAACTAGGGCAAATAGTTGAACAAGCCGGTGGTGTTGGTTTAAATGCCAATACCTCAGCAGATGCAACGCGCTATTTCTACAGTTTTCCGAGTAATAAATTAGAACTGTGGATGTCGTTAGAGTCGGAGCGATTTCTAGAACCTGTGTTCCGTGAGTTTTATCAAGAAAAAGATGTCATTCTGGAAGAACGGCGATTAAGAGTTGATAATTCTCCTATCGGTCAAATGGTGGAGAAGTTTCTTGATACTGCATTTACAAAGCATCCTTATCGTCGTCCAGTAATTGGTTACGAAGAAGACATCCGCAACTTAACGCGGCAAGACTTACAAGATTTTTTTGATACGCACTACGTACCAAGTAATTTAACAATTGCCGTGATTGGTGATGTTGAAGCCGATCGCGTACAACAGTTAGCACAAACTTACTTTGGTCGCTACAAAGCAAAACCTGCCGCCCCTCCAGTGCAAGTATCTGAACCGCCGCAAAAGCGACAGCGGGAATTTGAATTGCGTTTGCGATCGCAGCCGTGGTATTTAGAAGGTTATCATCGTCCTGCCATTAACGATCCGGATCATGTTACTTATGACATCATTGGTAGATTACTCAGTGATGGTCGCACGTCGCGGTTGTATAGATCTTTAGTTGAACGACAGCAACTTGCTCTTTCTGCTCAAGGTTTTAGTGGATTTCCAGGTGATAAGCACCAAAATGTCATGTTATTTTATGCTTTGACGGCTCCTGGTCATACCGCAAACGAAGTCGGTGCAGCGTTAAGAAAAGAGATTGAACGTTTAAAGACGGAACCTGTCTCTGCTGTTGAGTTAGATCGTGTGAAAACGCAAGCAAGGGCTGGATTATTGCGATCGCTGCAATCAAATATGGGGATGGCGCAGTTGTTATTGGAATATGAAGTAAAAACTGGCTCTTGGCGTAATTTGTTTAAGGAGTTGGAGGCGATTCAGGCAGTGACGGCTGCTGATGTTCAGCGCGTGGCGCAGGCGAGTTTTACAGCACAAAATCGTACAGTGGGGCGGTTGGTGCCGCAGGCTTGA
- a CDS encoding TetR/AcrR family transcriptional regulator: MQVFHRPSQSEESSRDRILKAAQRLFARQGYDGTTTRDLAVAAGVAEGTLFRHFTNKKAILIEIATQGWVEILTDLLTELSEMGSYKAVAQVMQRRMWNFHKNADMMRVCFMEAQFHPDLRDRIQAEVINKMTDVAEAFFQTAMDRGIYRKTNPKIVAQVFLGMFAIAGFSHNTLMEPDASPKDMQEMAEGLADIFLNGVLERGE; this comes from the coding sequence ATGCAAGTTTTTCATCGTCCTTCTCAATCTGAAGAATCTTCCCGCGATCGCATTTTAAAAGCAGCACAGCGGTTATTTGCTCGTCAAGGCTATGATGGCACAACAACGCGCGACTTAGCCGTTGCCGCAGGTGTCGCGGAAGGAACCCTATTCCGTCATTTTACGAATAAAAAAGCGATTTTGATTGAAATTGCTACGCAAGGTTGGGTGGAAATTCTCACCGATCTTCTCACCGAATTAAGCGAAATGGGTAGTTACAAAGCAGTAGCACAAGTGATGCAGCGTCGGATGTGGAATTTTCACAAAAATGCGGATATGATGCGGGTTTGCTTTATGGAAGCGCAGTTTCATCCTGATTTACGCGATCGCATTCAAGCTGAAGTAATTAATAAAATGACTGATGTTGCTGAGGCATTCTTCCAAACTGCAATGGATCGGGGAATTTACCGTAAAACGAATCCGAAAATTGTCGCCCAAGTATTTTTAGGAATGTTTGCGATCGCTGGTTTTAGTCACAATACACTCATGGAACCAGATGCTTCTCCCAAAGATATGCAAGAAATGGCGGAAGGACTCGCGGATATTTTTCTTAATGGTGTGTTAGAGAGGGGCGAGTAG
- a CDS encoding aminopeptidase P family protein has protein sequence MNIQDIDGSLADVLGDRRRRLAEIFAAPVVLWSGRRSPRNFAANTFPFRASSHFLYFAGLPLENAAICLEAGQLTLFIDDPSPSYALWHGETLSKEDIAQSIGAEAVFPMAELSAHLAGVATIPVQDAATWTEQTQLLDRWVLPERPLEGIDLELAKAIVSLRLVHDASALAELRKAAAVTVEVHTAGMAATRSAKTEADIRAAMESVMIAENMSCAYASIVTIHGEVLHSDRYHNTVKPGDLILADVGAETATGWASDVTRTWAVAGKFSSTQRDIYDIVLAAHDACIAKVHPGVEYRDLHFLAATTIAEGLVNLGILQGNAEDLVEKDVHALFFPHGVGHLLGLDVHDMEDLGDLAGYEPGRTRSDRFGLGYLRLDRPLHPGMLVTIEPGFYQVPAILNNSEVRTAYQDAVNWERLAQFADVRGIRIEDDVLVMDTGSEVLTADLPTKAEDIEQLSRLT, from the coding sequence ATGAATATTCAGGATATTGATGGGTCGCTTGCGGATGTTTTGGGCGATCGCCGTCGGCGATTGGCTGAAATTTTTGCTGCACCAGTCGTATTATGGTCAGGGCGTCGTAGTCCGCGTAATTTTGCGGCGAATACGTTTCCGTTTCGTGCTAGTAGTCATTTTCTCTACTTTGCTGGACTACCTTTAGAAAATGCGGCAATTTGTTTAGAAGCTGGGCAGTTAACTTTATTTATTGACGATCCATCTCCTAGTTATGCGTTGTGGCATGGAGAAACACTTTCAAAAGAAGATATTGCGCAAAGTATTGGGGCTGAGGCTGTTTTTCCAATGGCAGAATTATCAGCACACTTAGCTGGAGTTGCGACAATTCCTGTGCAAGATGCGGCGACTTGGACAGAACAAACGCAGTTACTTGATCGCTGGGTATTGCCAGAAAGACCGCTGGAAGGAATTGATTTAGAGTTAGCAAAAGCAATTGTTTCTCTTCGTCTTGTTCACGATGCTAGTGCATTAGCTGAGTTACGCAAAGCTGCGGCGGTGACGGTAGAGGTGCATACAGCCGGAATGGCAGCGACTCGGAGTGCTAAAACCGAAGCTGATATTCGGGCGGCAATGGAAAGTGTCATGATTGCAGAGAATATGAGTTGTGCTTATGCAAGTATTGTCACGATTCATGGGGAAGTGTTGCATAGCGACCGCTATCACAACACAGTTAAACCTGGAGACTTAATACTTGCTGATGTTGGTGCGGAGACTGCTACAGGTTGGGCATCTGATGTGACGCGGACTTGGGCAGTGGCAGGCAAATTCTCATCTACCCAAAGAGATATTTACGATATTGTTTTAGCAGCCCACGATGCTTGTATTGCCAAAGTCCATCCAGGTGTTGAGTATCGCGATCTTCACTTTCTAGCAGCAACGACGATTGCTGAAGGGTTAGTGAATTTGGGCATTTTGCAGGGTAATGCAGAAGATTTGGTAGAAAAAGATGTTCATGCATTATTTTTCCCGCATGGTGTCGGTCATTTACTCGGTTTGGATGTTCATGATATGGAAGATTTGGGAGATTTGGCAGGATACGAACCAGGAAGAACAAGAAGCGATCGCTTTGGTTTAGGGTATCTGCGTTTGGATCGTCCTTTACACCCTGGAATGCTGGTAACAATTGAACCTGGCTTTTATCAAGTTCCCGCAATTTTAAATAACTCCGAAGTCCGCACTGCATATCAAGATGCAGTTAATTGGGAACGCTTGGCGCAGTTTGCAGATGTACGCGGAATTCGGATTGAAGATGATGTATTGGTTATGGACACAGGAAGCGAGGTATTAACCGCAGATTTGCCCACTAAAGCCGAAGATATTGAACAATTAAGTAGGTTGACATAA